The region GGGGCACGGACTGTGAAGCACTTCCAGATGGAAAATTTGTATAAGTGGAAAGCAGAGATTTCTCTTAGGCTTTAGCTGAATTCTAGAGGGGTCTTGGAGTACAGCTGGAAAGGGGAATGCACCAGGCGGCCGCGCTTTTCCGTTTCAACATGACACCCTCAGCTGTAGTTTGCTGTGAACCTCTGAGCAGGTTCTGTGTGTGGTGCTCATACAGCAACATCTGTAAACCCGGCCTTTGGAGCAGGCTTAGGAGACTCACTCTTGCCTTCCTGGACCTTAAGATTCAATACAGCAttatgaaagaatgaaaatccTGTAACCTGTTATTACATGTGTGtatttgttctccttttcctttccctttgttttaGGAGTACGGCCAACAGCCAAAAACTCAGGAAGGGGAGCTGAAAATCAGTGCTGTATTTTCAGTCAGTGGCAGTCCTCTTGGTAAGGAATAGGCAAGACTAACTTTGTTTAAACGTGTAAATTATATCACCTTTGCAAATAGGCTTGCaggttattttgcattttgtttgctaTGTCTGACCCTGGTAGAAAAAAAGAGCTAATTTGTTTTACAGACAAAAATTCAGAGattgaaaaatactgtatttttcaggCAAAGGAAAATTGAATGTGAAAGGGATGTTAAAAGTGCATTCTCAGTCTTACGAGTAGTAGAAACAATCTGCTACGcagaaaaccagcacagggCATGTATTTATGGAGAGTTCATCTGCTACTTAATTCCCTCTTAGACCCTGACAACCCAAATGAAGTCATAAGCTTTGTGCTTGCCCCCTGCACAGAAGCAAATTATGTGTAATACATATATTACAGTTACTCTATGTTTtctctgtggtttgtttttttttagctcCACAGCTGTCATCAGGTTTCCAGCCTGCTGTGGCATCCTCTGGCATGAGTAAAATGCTTCCTTCAGTTCCAACCACAGCTGTTCGGGTTTCCTGTTCTGGCTGtaaaaaaatcctgcagaagGGGCAAACTGCATACCAGAGGAAAGGCTCTACCCAGCTCTTCTGCTCCACACTGTGCCTCACTGGATACACTGTTCCAGCTTCTCGCCCACCAGCTTCTACCAAGAAAACCTGCTCAAGCTGCTCAAAGTAGGacagtgttttaatttgttctggTAATAATTGATGTTCAAGCAGATAACGAAAGGCTGTAATTCTTTTTATGTAACACGCTGTTTCTGTGGCGCCCGCTTCTGTTACCCTTCTCTTCAAAAAAATTGTGGCCAATCCTGTTATTTGTTAATTGGTCTGTCCGCTTTCAGTTCCATTTCATTAATTGGATTTTACGTACACATAGATTTAAAAGCCTCTGTTGTGAAGTGTGtaccttgtcttttttttaatttaaatcagcCgtattaaaaactgtatttcaaaaagTAGTACACCTTCctgccatttaaaaatgttgcaCTCTCAAAACCACAAGCAAGAgtgcattttcaaaaaatattttatgtattttttcttcttgatgaAAATAGATTTACTGAATCCcctaaaattaaataaaacatgggtaaattaatatatttgagGCACGATGTTTCCTTGTattctaaaaaaaatccaaacgaacaaacaaaaaccaccaactTTCCAGTCTGGCTCCATTCTGTGAGCTTAGATGTCCCTAGGTTTTAGCTCTCCAAAAtacattgctgctgctgttatttgACGGTGGCTAAACCTTTGTTAGATATAGAGAGATTAAATTTATTAAGGATTGAGTTTTTCAGGCAGTTGGGGTTTTGGCACCTAAATCAGTTACTTTCTACCTAAGGCTAGAGTGGAAAGGTGAGGTTTGCTTTTGTGAGCCTTCTTGGAAAGGACTCTTTGGAAAAGATCTACATTTTCCACGGTCCTGTTGGAAACACAGGCCTGAATCTTCAGctctaaaaacattttaattactgattttaattatttttttcatttgtattattttttccaaattagcAAAAGAGACCTAGCTCTTTAAGCTGTCATTTTACTATAGCATGACTTGAGGCAGATAAATAACACTGTGGACTGGTTGTGCTATGGTCTGTTTATAGAAGAGAATTAtttatatgtattatttttagttACGAAAGTTACTTTGCAGAAGGAATGCTGCTTTGTTCATCATTTCTTCCACAACAAATTTATTACTCTCAGTTTTACAAGGTCAGCTGAACTTACACTTGAGACTTCAATTATTCTTTCCACTTGCTGTCTTCAGTGTGAAAAGGCTTGCAATGAAGTTCAGCAGTCTTGGctgtaatttgtatttattctgtTGAAAAATGGCTTAACTCTGGCAGGACAAGTGAGCAGGAGGCATCCTTCCAACcaagaaaattatataaatcTTTCCTCCTAGTTTTTTGACTTCAGGGCTTTGAAACTTTTCTGTGAATGACTGTTTCAGAAGAGAGAGGGTATTAGGAGAAAGTTCAGTTTGTTAAATCCAGcaacaaattaacaaaactgTAGATGGGAGATGAGAGGTGGAAAGTTACAATTCTGGTCAGACGGTTTGAACTGGACAGTGATTAGAAGTTGTGgccttttgttttccctttttttccctacctcATTATGACTggtattttctttgttaaatgGAGTTATTCAACATATCCtgctttctaaatttttttttagtaaagacTGTGCAAAACAGTTGTCTTTTCCCCGTTCCTTTTGAAAAGATGTAATGATACAGCTTGATGTATTCTTAGGCCGCTCCAAAGTCCAGGTACAAAATGTTTCATGAAATATCTACTTAGAATTGTACTTCTTCGCTATTTTCctaataggaaaagaaaaataaagtcaggTACTTAGAtcagcaagaagaaaagctttaaattaaatgaatcCACCCTCTCCTAGAGGATGTTTAgtctgcagagaaagaaaggcCAGCAAGTTGACATGAAACCAACATGAATTCTTTatctctgtatttgtttttctttttttccatagagACATTCTAAATCCAAAGGATGTAATCACTGCCCAGTTTGACAACACAAGCACCACTAAGGATTTCTGCAGCCAGTCGTGTCTTTCTACATACgaacagaaaaggaagcctGTTGTTACTATTCATACTACCAGCATTTCAACCAACTGCAGCATGTGCCAGAAGAACGCAGTGGTAATTGCaaacttctttttcatttgaattcCCTTTAGATTGGGACAACTTGCTGTCTCAGAGGTgaacatacatattttttctattcttgttatatattctttcttttcttccagattAGACACGAAGTGAACTACCAGAACGTCGTACACAAGCTCTGCAGCGATGCCTGCTTCTCCAAGTTCCGCTCAGCTAACAACCTGACCATGAACTGCTGCGAGAATTGCGGAGGGTACTGCTACAGTGGCTCTGGCCAATGTCACGTCCTTCAAATAGAGGGACAGTCAAAAAAGTTCTGCAGTTCAACATGTGTGACAGCATACAAGCAGGTATATTTtgacagaatattaaaaatatggcTTTGATTAGATTTTGGGTGTTTTAAGAAACACCCAATTTATTAGTAGGTTATTTCAGTTACTGCCTTAGTCTAAGAAAACTCCTTTTGCCATTTGCTGCTTAGTCTTTGCCCAGACACgtagaatcagagaatcacagaatggtttgggttgggagggacctttaagggccatccagtccaaccccccgcagtgagcagggacatcttcaactagaccgggttgctcagagccccgtccaacctgaccttggatgcttccagggatggggcctccacagcctctctgggcaaaaGCATTCCAGCAAAAGCAAGCAGGTTGCTCTGTTTCCTTTACCACTGAACCGGCTACCAGAGCGTTCCAGTGTGAGAGAAGACGCAATGGGACCGCTTGGCAGCAGTGCGCTGTGACCTTTTTCAGCCTTTGCTCCCTGTCTGAGTATTGACTATTAAATTGTAGCATTTGAATTAAGTGGAGAGGGACAGTAATAATTAgttgataatttttattttaatttaaaaacttgtaatattttaattattataatgaAACCTCTTAAAGAGCTGAGCAGTTGAGAGAACCTTAATTTATTATAATAGCTCCATTATTTTTGACTGActtattttaatgcaattacttcaggaaaaattgcCCTCTGATAAGACAGTGTAACTTCATTTTGTGACTTCGCTCTGCTGCCCCATTATTCAGGCCACTTAGGCCAAAAAGGCCCTAATGAATTAAAACGAAAACATAAAAAATCTGGTAAAACTATTTCATCCAGAAAATTACCTACAACATTAGTTGTCCTCTGAAACAAAtctggaaattaaattaaataagctggaaaagagagggttttccctctgcttttgcaTCTCACATCAAAACCTCATATATGTTAGTCTTCCTGAAAACACAGTATGTTGAAATCTTATGAGTcttatctatttttaattggtttttttaaatagcattcaACTCGATTGTCAGATGCATTCTGATAGTTTCTGGGGTTTTGCAGGTGAGAGAGGAACCTCCTCCTCTCTGTCTTCTCATCTGTGAAATGGGAATATTGCTGTTAAATAAATCTGTGAAATGGGAGTATTGCTTACGTACATAGCTGATGTATGAAAAATCGTAAGCAAAGCATTGCTTCTCAGCAAAAATGTTGAAGTGGTCTGATACGAGGTGCTTGGCACGCGCTATTAAACACATGGTGGTATTTGCCCTTGGAGGCCTTCGCCCTGGCAGCCTCGGCACTCTTGAAAGCGGCCTGCAAAGTAGGGCTTACCCTAATGGGAGACAGCCCAAGTCTCGGGTGGCCAAAGTGTGAAAATAGCAAGCATACAGGATAACTCAGGTAAGTATATCTGCATCATAAATAATTCAGCTGTAAAATAAGTGCTGTTTCACTGGCAGTCActcttatttgcattttatatgtTAGCGATTAATTTCCAGGTCAGTAAAAATACTGAGTTCTGAATGAATGACAGATTTCCCTGTTTCCACAGAAGTCAGCTAAAATTACACCTTGCACACTGTGTAAATCTTTGAGATCTTCAGCCGAGATGGTAGAGAGCACAAATAACTTGGGAAAAACGGAACTGTTTTGCTCTGTTAACTGCTTGTCAGCGTATAGAGTGAAAATGGTTACTTCTGCAGGTAACTTTATCCTTTTACGTCTTTAGAAGCATAATTACCTGTAGCTCATATGCAAACTTAATTTGTCTTGAAAGTTAAggccagttttattttttgagggggtggaaagtggctttttttttttttaaagggaggtGCTGAGATGGGAACATAAGGACTTTCTACCATAGATAAACCTAACAGCGACAGTACAGCCATTTCAGCTTTGATTTAGAGAACTTAAACATGATAATAAACCTTAatctattttctgcttttgtgagAGCAGCTGGTGGGTTTCCCAGCTAGACAAATCCACTTCTGTGGACATGTGCCATACCACTGCTGTGACTATTCTGCCCCTTGTTCTCCAGGGTGATGAGCTCAGTTACCTCTGCCTGACGTTGCACCGAGCTAGGCAAACATATTCTCAGCtatttttcttgtgaaatagaaaaatgcTTACTGACATCCTAGGGATACTGGGAGATTAATTAAAGGATCTGGCaagcaacaggcactgcagctgcagtGTCTGCTTCTGAATCTGTAGAAACTTCGTCTTGGGCTTCTGTGTGTACCTTGGCTTGTCATTCAGATTTTGTGTTTTTGTATGCACAGTGCAAAATTATCTGCAATACAACTTGACGTTGCATAAAtcactttctcttctctgtttcaCCCTCAGGTGTTCAAGTTCAGTGCAACAGCTGTAAAACTTCAGCAAACCCTCAGTATCACTTGGCTATGTCAGATGGGAGCATACGCAATTTTTGCAGCTACAGTTGTGTAGTAGCTTTTCAGGTGTGACATCTAGGATTTCTTCTTAGCCGAATTAACAGAATAATAAATTGATGATGTAAATATCTGGGATGTCGGGTTAAATAAGTAATATTGTAAAATACAGACTGTTCCTCGATTTGCTTCCCTGCAGAATTTGTTCAACAAGCCTGCAGGAATGAACTCCTCCGTGGTACCTCTGTCGCAAGGTCAAGTCATTGTAAGCATTCCATCGGGGGCAACAGTATCGGCAGGTGGCACCAGCTCGACTGTGTCCCCCAGCAACACGAGcagttcagctgcagctggtcTACAGAGGCTGGCTGCCCAGTCCCAGCAAGTCACTTTTGCCCGTCCTGTTGTAAAACTCAAGTGTCAGCACTGTAACAGATTGTTTGCAACCAAACCAGAACTGCTTGACTACAAGGTAATAAAGATTAGGGCTTTTCAAGCTCATATTTGTCACCAGAAACTCGAGAATTAGTAGTTTATATGCAGTGGTCTGTCAGTACTGCTCTGTTGCTTACTATGACCTGCTGGGGAGGAATTTGGAACTGATTGTGGTATCATTTAACCATTATCAAAATTAATACTGATACTAGTTCTTTGATCTTAAAAGCAACGAAAAAGAAACTCCAAAAAACCCGAAGCCCTGAGATTGCCTGGCTAGATAAGCACGTTCCTGATTTTTGGTCCCAGAGACAATCCTTTTAATTCCAGGACAAACCACACTGGTGAGGGCTTTCTGCAGAGAATTGTGCTTTCTTTGTTCTGAAGCTAAATGGCAGGACTGATTCGCTAGTGctgtctggttttggttttgaagggCATAAATACACTTCTGAGTTTTTATTaacaattaaaatgtattatctGGGATGTGAAACACTGAAACCAAAACGTTCTGGCTATTATGCAGGGTAAAATGTTCCAGTTTTGTGGGAAGTCCTGCTGTGATGAATATAAGAAGAGGAGCGGTGTAATGGCAATGTGTGAATACTGCAGAATTGAGAAAATTATCAAGGAGACAGTGCGATTCTCAGGCATAGATAAGCCGTTCTGTAGTGAAGGTAAGAAAGGGCAAGACTGTGTCTCAGATAAATCAAGTCAGAAGTGTTTTGCCTTAAAATTAGTGGTGATGCTTACAGAAACCGTATCAATTTAGGTTAGGAGACTGTTTTTTTAGGTTTAGAAACACAGAACTTTGTTCACACTTTACATTTTAATGGTATGTTTCAATAAATTATTACAAACATAACAAAACATAAGAACTAGAAGTGGCAAGCAAGTGTCATTTTGATATTGAAggatgcttttgttttctcgctattttttcttcttctaggtTGTAAACTGCTCTATAAACATGACTTGGCTAAGCGCTGGGGAAACCACTGTAAAATGTGCAGTTACTGTTTACAGTCTTCCCCCAAACTGGTCCAGAATCACTTTGGGGGGAAGATGGAGGAATTTTGCTCAGAGGAGTGCATGTCTAAATTCACAGTTTTGTTTTACCAGGTAAGCAATATTCTCACGTAACAGCCTCTAGACTATAAACATGCTAGCAAAAGAGTCTTTGTACATTAGGAGCTGTGTGAACTACCCGTTCTACGCAGCTGACTTCTGTGTCCCTGGGATGTATTACATCTGTGTGAGAGATGAGTAAATCCTTCTTAACCTCTGACTACCAGTTTTTTATACAGAGATAACCTAATTCCGTGTCTGTCTTCCTACAACCTGTATGTTCTGCTTTGTGTTACGCTGCAAAAATGATGCATTCTTACAGATCTCTTTACACTGTATTTGCTGAGCAGGGTGCAGAGAGGTTTTAACACACCTACTCTTTGTTGCTGTTAACAAGTGTGTTTGATTTCTCCCTCACTCTGTTTTCCTAGATGGCAAAGTGTGATGGTTGTAAGAGGCAAGGTAAACTCAGTGAGTCCATGAAATGGCAAGGGGAGATCAAGCATTTTTGCAATCTGCTTTGTATTCTGTTGTTCTGTAATCAGCAAAGTGTTTCTGACCCTCCGCCCCCAAACAACACAGGTAAAACCGGCTGGGAGTAGTATTGCCTTTTGGAGTGAACGGTGGTGATATGAATGTTTATTTGGGAACTTGATTCAGTGAACTTTTTGAGATCCATCCTTTACTGGGGGGCTTGCCCACTGCCATCAAATGGGCTCAGTTTTAGATTTCTCCCTTACTTCAGACAATTCCAAACTTCTGCAGGTATGAAATGAGGTTGCTTCATATACCAAACCGAGATTGTGATTTTAAAGATGAAACAAAAGCACTTAACTTTTCAGTCACTTTCATAGAACAAGAGCCCTTTTTAGTGGGGTAAAATGTACTGATTTCTACTGAAGACATGTTAAATACCTTGCTTGTCTCCTGTCCTTGATAAGACATAGCCAGATACAGTAGGATGTTAATgttcatttaacaaaaaaagatcAAGTGGTGAAATTAGTAGACTTAATGGTTGTAAATACAGACTTCCATATATGAACTTAAAATAGCCAGTTCTGTGTAGTCTGTAGGCATATGAAGAGTTACTGTTTCTATGTCATTAAGTGTTGATTAAGCTTAAAGTATCAGTGCCAAGATTAATGTAGTTGTTTCCTCGCTCGTTATTTTAGCAGATGGAATGGGAAGGAGGGTGGGAATGAAGCCCACAGGGCTAGGAGCTGTGAGTTTCTGTagggaaggaaatgcaaagggGAGAAAGGCCCACACAAACAGGAAGAGGAAGCGAAACAAGGGGCAGAAATAGCACTGATCCTAAAGAGGGGCATAATCTCCCACTGAATGGTGGTGGTGCAACAGTAAGTACCCAACAAGCAATAAAGAATATTGACTGAAAGTCCATAGTAGGCACCAGGCCGTATTCAACTCTTCAACTTCGTGCACATCTGCTGTTTACATTGGTGGGACCTGTTTTCCCTGATGAAGAGTAATATATAAGTAACTTTATACTTTCAGGCCATAATTATACCATGCAATACTCCTGGCCTTGTCAGTACGTTTGGCTGGTAGTAAGGATAGCAAAATGTTTGGTGGGCCTGCTTCTCCAGAAGGGTGCTTGCAACCCCAGCTGAGGCGAGTGTGCATTGCCTTTGCAAACTGGTCTCCAGGCATCTCTCTGGACTGGGGGCTGCCAGGGTAACGGAGTGCCTCAGAACAGTATTTTTTGATTAAATGTGATAATTCACGGTAATGTGGTAACGAATGGTGCTCTCAAATGGAAGGAACGTAAGAATTCCTCTAACTGTGAGAGCCTCGTAAAATTCACCTCACCATTATTTGTCAGGATCTTAACTGTCTCCTCCTATACTAATCTGTTCAGTACCGAGCACGGTGAGGCATCCAGTCCTCTCGTCTCCTGAGTGCTGCTGTAATACACTTTCTATTACAAAGAGAAAGCTGCTTTCCTACTGTGGTGagcttctgaaatgtttcagcTACTGGAAAACAGCTTAAGCTTGCCTGTGGAACCAGCTCCTATTTAAACTGAAACACTGCAGTTTGACACCTACATTCCCTTCTCATACAGCAggctttttcatttgcagataAATCTGGAGGGTGGgtgttgtttcagaaatgctgttttataaattattgcttattttagttttcttctgttcactCTGTCCAGCAAACCTTTCCATGGCACCAGCTTCCTCATCAGGCCCTCCTTCTTTGAGAAAGGACTCAACCCCTGTCATAGCAAATGTGGTGTCCCTTGCAAGCAcccctgctgcccagcccacGGTTAACTCCAACAATGTTTTACAGGGTAAGACTGCTGAATATGATGCCCGTATTTTTAAACCTCTGTTCCCGAACGTTTATATTTGTTCAGGGATCTGAGGACAACAGCCATTTCTTCATTATGCTTCACATCAGTGCAGATGGGTACAGTTTTGTCCTTCCTTTACTTAGCTATAAATAATGACTTAAATTTATGTATATACACCAGGGAATGATATTTAATAGGAGTTATTTTTCTTGACCTTGGCAGAATATGGGTTATGGTCCTTGATGATAAGTACACAGACTATTcttgtatgtttttttcttcacaggtgCAGTCCCTACTGTGACAGCAAAAATAATAGGAGATGTAAGTTTTACGAGAGACTCTTTTTCTCACTTTCGCCCAGATTGTATCAATAACAAGTAAAGTATCCAAGAATTTTGCACCGTCATTTTGTAACTGCTTTTCCTGATTGTGATTGTGATTTAAAATCCATCCAGCttgcagatatatttttttgttttaatggatAGAACTTGTTTGGTATAAAAGTCTTTTTGTGTCCACTGACAGATTGGTTAGATGTTTTAAGACAGAGCTTGTCAAATTGTAGCTCTTGAGATGGCTGTAGTTCTCAAGCAATTCATGTGTGGCTTCTGTACTTGGGGCTACCTTTTGTGGCCAGAAGTGGGACTTGATGTTGAAAGGGCTagcaggggaggaaggggacCAGTGTGGGCGGCTGGGGCTGACATGACCACGCTCTTGCAGCTTAGctttccttccccactccctAGTAGTGTGGTAACAGAGCTGTGGGGAACCATTGTCACCGCTTATCCGTGAATAACTCCTAGAGTTCCTATTCTTGGGCTCTTTGAGGTATGTGGTATGCATCTTGCAACGCTCTTAAAATACGAAGATTTTATTATGCAGCTCTTAGGTTCTGGAAGACTGACAGCATTACTTTTAGCTGAAGTGTCTTTTATGGATTAGAGTATGAATTTTCCCTAATGAAACAGATCCTGTTATTTGAATGCATGACTGAAAATTACAGTTAGCAGGACATGAAATTAATACAAGCACGACTAGTCAGTCTGGGTGTAATCAGGAAGTGATGCTACTACTGCCAGCGTTTGTGgtcattttttacttttatttcttttcaggggTTTCACATCAGTTTACTAAGCTTTTTGGGTATCTCTATCAGCCAGACTTCTAGTCATCACAAGTATATTAACCTAACTCCCCTTTATATCTTTGCTATCACTAAGGTTCCAAGGTCAAAAGTTTGTAGAGGTTCTTTGACTTCAGAGACAAAACATTCTTGCAGATTTGTTCACTGTACTGTTAAGAACCAAAAAAAAGCCTATtgtttgattaaaataaattgaggTGAAGACTGGAAAGCACCAAATACATTAGCAAGCTGTTTTTGCAGTACTTTTTAAATGATCGTCTTTATCAGCAAGGAGAGATTTAAATTGTTCAACCTCCCATAGTAGAGAACAAATACTGATCTTATGATATTCTTCGAACCAATACTGACTCTGCTCTCATGTACTTTTCCAACCAGGCTAGTACTCAGACAGATGCCCTAAAGCTGCCACCATCGCAACCGCCGaggcttctgaaaaacaaagcattatTGTGCAAGCCAATCACACAGACTAAGGCCACCTCGTGCAAACctcacacacaaaacaaagaatGCCAGACAGGTATGTATCTAATCTCCTACCCATTTTATAGAAGTCTGTATTGCAGTTGAGAGAGCAATGCATgatttctgcagcagaggatattttttaatttattttgaaaccaTAAATAGTTTCCAGATTGTCGTATGGTATTTTCCAAGTAGCAGTTTGCTTTACAGATGTAAAACATTTGCTGTTCTTTGAGGATTTCAAACTTCGTGTGTGATGAATCTTGAGATTTGCTTTAACTCATCTTTAGCATTCTGTGATTGTCTTAACTGTGGAAAATGAAGTGCGATGGTTAAGTGACATGCAAAAGGCTACAGAGGGAACTTGTTTTCCTCAGGACAGAATTTATGAGTTCCTAGCTCTCAGCACAAGGCCCAAGAGCAGACTCATTTGCCTAAAGGCATGATTTCTCAAAGATTGTTTCAACTCTCACTTTCCTTTAATTACTAGATCCAGATACTAAGAACCTCTGAAAATTAAGTCCCTATTTCTAAGATCATTTCATTGATTCATACTTGCTCTAAGCTCCCTCTGTGGGCTGGAGGAAACAAACACCTTCAAAGGCTATTACACAGTCCAGACTGTCATCGAGGAAtggttttttcttcactgttacCGTAGAAGGAGGGTATCCACTGTTGATGTAAAGCTCTCAATGAGGAAGATCCAGTTAAGCGGGAAGTTTGTAGTTAGTTTTCTAATGGTACCTTCTTATGGTCTTGTAGTTACTTGTGAGATAATTGCAGTAACACACCATTTACCTGGATGCATTTAGTACTTATTTCCACTCTTCCCTTCCAGCATTCATGTTTATGGTCACAGTGCTGTTTATTTCCAAACTGTAGTATTAATACTTGTTCCAACAATGCTGAAGTGAATGACGACTGAACCAAGGCGTGGTACTGTGCACACTCGGGTTACAAGCAGAAGTCCGAACCATTATCATGGACACTCTGGCATGTATTGGATGGCCATTATGGTtaaactatttttgttttgttctatttttgATATAACAGAAGAAGTTGTTCAACCCCAGATGATAGTGGTACCTGTTCCTGTACCAGTGTTTGTGCCAGTACCCCTTCACCTCTACACtcagtacacaccagttccaCTTGGGATGCCAATACCTGTAAGTTATACTTCAGTTCACTAGAGAACTCGTTCACAGTCTTGCTTCTGAACAGAGCAGTGTCATTGGGTTCTGTGACTAGTCATGCAAGAGCTATTTGGAGTCCTTGAAGCCATCTCTTTCCTTAGTGCATCATGTTTGGTTAAGCGTTATCACACAGAACCACCAACTTGTAGAGTTAttgcagaaatgaaacaaattgtCCAGtctggaattattttaaaattaaatttagtaCTCCTAAAATATACGTAATGTTAAATGAGAGGAATCTCCCCTGTGTATTTGCTGTTTCCCTTCACCCCTAAACAAGCTCTAATATTTTCCATGTGTTCCATAGGTACCAGTTCCCATGCTCTTACCAGCTACCCAGGATAATGCTGAGAAGACCATTGAAACTATTCAGGATATCAAGGAAAAGATTCCCACAAATCCATTTGAAGCTGATCTCCTTCAGATGGCAGAAATTATTGCAGAagatgaggagaaagaaaaaacacactcaCATGGTGGTATGTGCTGTTTTTAGAAGGGAAACTAAATGCAGTGAGATGGAGGTCctcaaatcacagaaaataggTAGAGAAATAAATGCAGGGCCTATACTGGCTGCTCCCAAGTATGCATGGCATGTTAAATGGTCCTCTTGTCTTACCAACGTTTATTTTCCACAAAGAAAGTGTTCATGCACGTGAAGTGCCAACCTAGGCAGGGCTATAATGCTTATG is a window of Phalacrocorax aristotelis chromosome 20, bGulAri2.1, whole genome shotgun sequence DNA encoding:
- the LOC142066874 gene encoding zinc finger MYM-type protein 4-like isoform X3, producing the protein MSEDTDHNLTPALDSISYGIQNRTGSENSLLDDDDDDYFLNSGDLAGIPVVGSDNEDDQNFTPKDTLSSAIHDEDHLEEGKRVTEHELDNEKEIQIQNAIQKDLTSPFEQGPVFKSIRKDFSITRDNGKETFSAKDKNREGHFQEREKRLEKIPKDMVSRLKSSFLDKAVHNQVEETLRTQLAPQTPETNFRESSYLFSSKESIGQELGNSFAPNIRIKEEPLDDEYDKAMAPQQGLLDKIKDEPDNSEEYGQQPKTQEGELKISAVFSVSGSPLAPQLSSGFQPAVASSGMSKMLPSVPTTAVRVSCSGCKKILQKGQTAYQRKGSTQLFCSTLCLTGYTVPASRPPASTKKTCSSCSKDILNPKDVITAQFDNTSTTKDFCSQSCLSTYEQKRKPVVTIHTTSISTNCSMCQKNAVIRHEVNYQNVVHKLCSDACFSKFRSANNLTMNCCENCGGYCYSGSGQCHVLQIEGQSKKFCSSTCVTAYKQKSAKITPCTLCKSLRSSAEMVESTNNLGKTELFCSVNCLSAYRVKMVTSAGVQVQCNSCKTSANPQYHLAMSDGSIRNFCSYSCVVAFQNLFNKPAGMNSSVVPLSQGQVIVSIPSGATVSAGGTSSTVSPSNTSSSAAAGLQRLAAQSQQVTFARPVVKLKCQHCNRLFATKPELLDYKGKMFQFCGKSCCDEYKKRSGVMAMCEYCRIEKIIKETVRFSGIDKPFCSEGCKLLYKHDLAKRWGNHCKMCSYCLQSSPKLVQNHFGGKMEEFCSEECMSKFTVLFYQMAKCDGCKRQGKLSESMKWQGEIKHFCNLLCILLFCNQQSVSDPPPPNNTANLSMAPASSSGPPSLRKDSTPVIANVVSLASTPAAQPTVNSNNVLQGAVPTVTAKIIGDASTQTDALKLPPSQPPRLLKNKALLCKPITQTKATSCKPHTQNKECQTEEVVQPQMIVVPVPVPVFVPVPLHLYTQYTPVPLGMPIPVPVPMLLPATQDNAEKTIETIQDIKEKIPTNPFEADLLQMAEIIAEDEEKEKTHSHGGSQTSEHELFLDPKIFEKDQGSTYSGDLESEAVSTPHSWEDELNHYALRSNALPEPDPELKQLSKGDVEQDLEADFPSDSFDPLSKGLGLHSRSRARRRHRDGFPQPKRRGRKKSVVSVEPRNLMQGSYPGCSVSGMTLKYMYGVNAWKNWVQWKNAQEEQGDLKFSVRPVKLKEDILSCTFAELSFGLCQFIQEVRRPNGEKYDPDSILYLCLGIQQYLFENGRIDNIFTEPYSRFMIELTKLLKIWEPTILPNGYMFSRIEEEHLWECKQLGAYSPIVLLNTLLFFNTKYFQLKNVSEHLKLSFAHVMRRTRTLKYNTKMTYLRFFPPFQKQEVESDKLSVGKRKRSEDEEIPTAVEMAENTDNPLRCPVRLYEFYLSKCSESVKQRSDVFYLQPERSCVPNSPMWYSTLPIDPGTLDIMLTRILMVREVHEELAKVKSEDSDIELSD